The Brienomyrus brachyistius isolate T26 unplaced genomic scaffold, BBRACH_0.4 scaffold50, whole genome shotgun sequence DNA window aatcagGAGCGACTGATTTAAAAAGCTGTGCTGCTGGACTGATTAGCATGAGACGAATGAAGCTGACGTCACGACGGGGGCTAATGAAAAAAAACGGACAAAACAAATGAAATCAAATAGTGGTTAATAAGTAAGACTGGGGAGGACGACACGGAAACAAACAGAGGTTTTATTTGAGAGGAGTGGGGCAGACGCAAAGAGCAGCGACGACCTGCCTAGCCCAGATCCGGAGATCCGATAGGTGCCGAGACCACCAGCGaccggacaccccccccccaccatccctcACCCAGCCAGGTACAGATGCTCCCCCAGTTGTGGCTGCGGCGGGCGAACTTCGGGAGTGAACTGGTGGTGTCGCTATCGCAGAAGCTTATATAATCAACTCGCACCCTTTACTCTGAGTGGAGCGGGTGACTGAACGAGCGCCAACGACGAGACCGGAGCCCAGGCAGGTCCTCTGCTGCAGCCGTCGGCCACGGACACACAACAACCGGCGTAGAGGCTTCTGCGGCCAGCAGGGACCGGAAGAAACTAACCCAGCTCTGATGGGGACGTCTATTTCGGCATTGTGAGACTGGTGAGAACATGCACCCCTCCCTACAGTCCCCGGGGACAGATTTACATTTTGTCATTATCTCACAAATGAGAATAGCCTCGTGTAACCCTGActcgcccccctcctccccttcAGAAATTAACaggcagaggcagagagagTCGCTTACTGAAGGGTCAGAGACCGAGGAGACTGACTTGCAAGAACGATGAGCTTTTTATCTCCACGAGGCAGAGAGGACCCCGCGCCTGAATCGGACACCTTCCTCCAAACGAAGCCGGGGTCGTTATAGCCATCAGCATCGCCGGTACCGCTCATCTGTGCCGTCTTAATAAGCCGTGACCGATCTGCCCCTGAGGGGGAACTTCACTGCCGGGTTCCCCATGGAGAACGCGGAGAACCTGCAGGCTAATGGCACCTCGCTGGAGGGCACCAACGTGGAGAGGGTGCTCCTGCCAGTGCTGGAGGCCCTGATCACGATGACAGACTGCTGGGCCACTCACTGGTGGTGGTGATCCTGATGGGGCGGCGGCGGgcagcggcggggggggggggcccacgGCACGGACACGCTCTCCTGGCGCTCAGTGGCGCCGACCTGCCTGTTGCTGGCTTGCCTACCGTTCCACACGGCGGCAGCAGCGCTGGGCTGCTGGGCCCCTTTGGTTCCTCCTCTGCAAGGCGGTCAGCTTCCTGGGCACAGCCTGCTCCTGCGCCAGCGCCTTCACCCCTGGCCGCACTGGCCGTCTCCCGCTACCTGACAGTAGTGCGGCCCACGTCGGCGCTGCGTGCCCACGCCCACCGCCACCTCCGGCTGCTGGCCGCCGCACTCTGGCTCCCTGCCGTCGCCCTAGCTGCCCCGCAGTTTTGCCTTCCGCGCCATGGATCCATCCAGCCAGCTGTACTGCTTCGCGTTCCTGTCCGACATCAGCCAGCTGGTCTACAGTATCGCCTTCTTCCTGATGGCCCTTTGCTCTCCCCCTGCTGTCATCATCCTCATGTACTCTCGGATTTACTGGTTCCTGAGGACGAGGAGGCGCACAGGCCAGGCACCCCAGCTGGAGCGCTACCAGAACCAGGTGACGCGGACCTCAGGCTGCTGGTGCTCGCCTTCACGCTGTGCTGGCTGCCCTCCTACGTGCTCATGTACAGCCTGCTTGGCCGGGGTCTGCAGCACATGCCCCGCCACGGCCCTCTGGCCATCGTGGCCGCCTCCTCGCCATCTCCTCCACCGTAGCCAACCCCATCTCTACGTCTTCATGTCGCACAAGTTCCGCAAGGACCTGTTGCGGGTGGGCCGAGGGGCCTCTTGCAGGGGGGGTCCTTCCCAGGGATGCTGCTGTCTAGGCTGCTCCGCTGACACGGGGAAACACAACGATCCCAGTAAACTGTCCCCTCCTTCTGCCTCTGGAAAACGTCCCCCTGAAGCAGGTGTGGAAACGCAGACCTAACGCGCTTCGGACGTCACGGGTCCTGCTGTTCAGGACCAAGAACCAGTTCTGTCTGCAGAGGGCGCGAGTCCGGGGAAAGCAGGGAGCCATGGGGGGCACGCAGAGGACGGACTAAACCCTGAACAATCCTGCACGTCGACGAGCACATGAGTAACAGGAAACCCAAAGCCTTTCCGTATGTGTGTTAGACTCATTTCTTGCAGTATTTATCTTGCCTTTTTTCGTTCAATATAAAAAGAATTCCTGCTTTTATCTTGACTGTCCCATCAAAAGCACTGTTTTGGTTTCCCGGCTGGAGCAGATAAGAGGTTCAAAGAACCTCTGGGTTCAAAGAAGCAGCAGCTGAGGGTGATCAGGACCACGCGCCTCTGCACGGCCCAGATGTCGGCTCACGGAAGGGGGTGCTTCTTTAAGGGGTCGGGGGCGCCTGATTGAGGCCCAGCAcaatgggaggggggcaccggGGAGGAAGGAGGGGGCGGCAGAGGAGGAATGCAGTCGTGGTCAGGGGCGTTTGGGGATGCTGCTCTGCAGACAGGCAGCGTTTCAGCTCCCTACACAAGGGGAACAAAATGGCCGACCCAGAcgtgcggggggagggggggggggttaggggcctgtGAGAGGAATGTCACCCCTTTGTGCTGGGTCACGACTTCCAAACGGCtcttggcgtgtgtgtgtgtgttccattCACACAGGACAGTTTTCGGCAGCCTTGATGTTCCACGAGCTCAAGAGAAAATGCCGGAAAATGGCAGAGAATGTCCGGGCACACAGACGGGCAAACTGGACGGGCAAACTGGACGGGCACACAGACGGGCAAACTGGACGGGCACACAGACGGGCAAACTGGACGGGCAAACTGGACGGGCAAACTGGACGGGCACACAGACGGGCACACAGACGGGCACACAGACGGGCACACAGACGGGCACACAGACGGGCACACAGACGGGCACACAGACGGGCAAACTGAACGGGATGTTGATGTAACAGGAATAACGTTGTAAGAAAATAATATGTACGTCTGCTTTGCATTGTTGTGTGTCAGGTGGTCTGTACCTAggtgacttggggggggggggggggtactcacTCTCCACCACGGTCCTGCGGTCGGATCCGTCGTCGCTGATCTGCTGGATGTTGCCGAAGTGAATGTCGCTGAAGAAGATGCGGTTGGCGCCCTTGCCCCCGCCGCCGCGGTAGTCG harbors:
- the LOC125723517 gene encoding LOW QUALITY PROTEIN: delta-type opioid receptor (The sequence of the model RefSeq protein was modified relative to this genomic sequence to represent the inferred CDS: inserted 4 bases in 4 codons; deleted 4 bases in 4 codons) codes for the protein MENAENLQANGTSLEGTNVERVLLPVLEALITMTDCXGHSLVVVILMGRRRAAAGGGGPRHGHALLALSGADLLLLACLPFHTAAAALGCWPLWFLLCKAVSFLGTACSCASAFTLAALAVSRYLTVVRPTSALRAHAHRHLRLLAAALWLPAVALAAPQFAFRAMDPSSQLYCFAFLSDISQLVYSIAFFLMALCSPPAVIILMYSRIYWFLRTRRRTGQAPQLERYQNQVTRTSXLLVLAFTLCWLPSYVLMYSLLGRGLQHMPRHGPLAIXGRLLAISSTVANPXLYVFMSHKFRKDLLRVGRGASCRGGPSQGCCCLGCSADTGKHNDPSKLSPPSASGKRPPEAGVETQT